A stretch of the Desulfuromonas sp. genome encodes the following:
- a CDS encoding histidine kinase produces MTKTIREIIAEKGTNVHCINMDATVFQALELMSTKNIGALVVKKDDNVVGIISERDFARKVALQDRTPKDTTVEDIMTTDICYISPEKPVEEGLAIMTERRCRHLPVFENDQMIGVVSIGDLVKAQVEEKELIIAHLESYIKGG; encoded by the coding sequence ATGACCAAGACGATCAGGGAAATTATTGCAGAAAAAGGGACGAATGTTCATTGCATCAATATGGACGCAACTGTTTTTCAGGCGCTGGAGCTTATGTCCACAAAAAACATCGGTGCTCTCGTCGTCAAGAAAGACGATAATGTGGTCGGGATCATTTCCGAGCGGGATTTCGCCCGCAAAGTAGCATTGCAAGATCGTACCCCGAAAGATACGACCGTCGAGGATATCATGACCACCGACATCTGCTATATATCCCCGGAAAAACCGGTTGAGGAGGGGTTGGCGATCATGACCGAGAGACGATGTCGCCACCTTCCGGTTTTCGAGAATGACCAAATGATCGGCGTTGTCTCCATCGGCGATCTGGTCAAGGCTCAGGTTGAGGAAAAAGAGCTGATTATCGCGCATCTTGAAAGTTATATAAAGGGAGGCTAA